The following coding sequences lie in one Trichoderma breve strain T069 chromosome 1, whole genome shotgun sequence genomic window:
- a CDS encoding OPT oligopeptide transporter protein domain-containing protein, producing MGFRFGKSDARVETEAVSSGVDVLPGAENVESELRNFRKQHRWDPFLDIDKLDNIDEALASGNAEKEAAIDESLIQEDSPYPEVRASVPPTDTEVPVDTIRAWVIGAVMCTIVAACNILLTLRRAPITITSTVVQLVSYPIGCFWARVMPNWTFTLFGHTFELNPGPFNVKEHTIITMMTAAGTAASYAIDILLAQEIFYQQHLGWGFQILLILSTQAMGFGVAGVARRYLVWPSSMVWPAVLITTTVMYSLHDHSPADPAMTNGWKIGRYSFFLIVAAGTFCWEWVPQVIAQFLQLFMFPCWIAPNNIVVNQIFGGNTGLGLLPISFDWSIISGFLLSPLQTPAFAIANVSAGIFVMLLGIIGLAYAGPEFYRYLPLSANQNFDHYAQPYNTSRILNPDFTVNLTAYREYSPILLGPAFSLSYGMGFAGLISTITHIVLFYGPDVWRRSIDSRSEEPDIHMKLMRKYKEAPEWWFLSIFLVSFGLGMAASLAWPTHLPAWAFIICILIGLFFFIPVGMVQAITNQQTGLNIITEMIFGYMLPGRPVAMMLFKSWGYMMTYNGLTYVSDMKVGHYMKIPPRSMFGAQAFAVIWLSIVQIAAYNFLRGNIEGICTPEQAQGLTCPNARTFYNASVIWGVIGPKLVFGAGQLYSWINWFWLIGFACPLIQWIIARRYPRSMARYVVFPALFGAAGMIPPATTWYLAQWCIVGLIFNWYIRRRWLGWWTQYNYVLSGALDIGTAICTVIIGLGLGLGNASFPDWWGNTVINNNLDANGAAILRVAPTSGPGIGPTKW from the exons ATGGGCTTTCGATTTGGCAAGAGCGACGCCCGCGTCGAGACCGAGGCCGTGTCCTCGGGCGTCGACGTCCTCCCTGGAGCTGAGAATGTCGAGTCTGAGCTCCGAAACTTCAGGAAGCAGCATCGATGGGATCCCTTCCTCGACATTGACAAGCTCGACAACATTGACGAGGCTTTGGCTTCGGGCAATGCCGAGAAGGAGGCGGCCATCGATGAGTCTTTGATTCAGGAGGACTCTCCTTACCCCGAAGTCCGCGCTTCG GTACCGCCTACGGATACTGAGGTCCCTGTTGACACTATCCGTGCCTGGGTCATTGGTGCTGTCATGTGCACTATCGTTGCCGCCTGCAACATCTTGCTCACACTTCGCCGTGCTCCCATCACCATTACCTCTACTGTCGTGCAGTTGGTTTCTTACCC CATCGGTTGCTTCTGGGCCCGTGTTATGCCCAACTGGACATTCACTCTCTTCGGACACACCTTCGAGCTCAACCCTGGTCCCTTCAACGTCAAGGAGcacaccatcatcaccatgatGACGGCTGCCGGAACTGCTGCTTCCTACGCTATCGACATTTTGCTGGCTCAGGAGATCTTCTACCAGCAGCACCTCGGCTGGGGCTTCCagattcttctcatcctctccacTCAAGCCATGGGTTTCggtgttgctggtgttgctcGACGATACCTCGTCTGGCCTTCATCTATGGTCTGGCCCGCTgtgctcatcaccaccactgTCATGTACTCGCTGCACGACCACTCGCCCGCCGACCCGGCCATGACCAACGGTTGGAAGATTGGCCGAtacagcttcttcctcatcgtcgcgGCTGGTACCTTTTGCTGGGAGTGGGTTCCTCAAGTTATTGCCCAGTTCCTCCAGCTGTTCATGTTCCCCTGCTGGATCGCCCCTAACAACATTGTTGTTAACCAGATCTTTGGTGGAAACACTGGATTGGGCCTCCTACCCATCTCTTTCGACTGGTCCATCATCTCTGGTTTCctgctctctcctctccagaCCCCggcctttgccattgccaacgtTTCCGCCGGCATCTTCGTCATGCTTCTCGGAATCATTGGCCTTGCTTATGCTGGTCCCGAGTTCTACCGCTACCTTCCCCTTAGCGCTAACCAGAACTTCGACCACTACGCTCAGCCTTACAACACGAGCCGTATCCTCAACCCTGACTTTACTGTCAACCTGACCGCCTACAGGGAGTACTCTCCTATCCTGTTGGGACCCGCCTTCTCTCTGTCGTACGGCATGGGATTTGCTGGTCTTATCTCGACAATTACCCACATTGTCCTCTTTTACGGCCCCGACGTCTGGCGCCGATCTATCGACTCTCGTTCCGAGGAACCGGATATTCACATGAAGCTCATGCGGAAGTATAAGGAAGCACCAGAATGGTGGTTCCTAAGTATCTTTCTCGTTTCTTTTGGACTCGGGATGGCTGCATCGTTGGCCTGGCCAACGCATCTTCCCGCTTGGGCTTTCATTATCTGTATCCTCAttggtctcttcttcttcattcccGTCGGCATGGTTcaggccatcaccaaccagCAGACTGGTCTGAACATCATTACCGAGATGATTTTCGGTTACATGCTTCCCGGCCGCCCCGTTGCCATGATGCTGTTCAAGTCTTGGGGTTACATGATGACTTACAACGGTCTCACATATGTGTCTGACATGAAAGTCGGTCACTACATGAAGATTCCTCCCCGCAGCATGTTTGGCGCTCAGGCATTTGCTGTCATCTGGCTTTCCATTGTGCAGATTGCTGCTTACAACTTCCTTCGTGGTAACATCGAGGGTATTTGCACTCCTGAGCAGGCCCAGGGTCTTACTTGCCCCAACGCTCGCACATTCTACAATGCCAGTGTTATCTGGGGTGTTATTGGCCCCAAGCTGGTCTTTGGTGCCGGTCAATT GTACTCTTGGATTAACTGGTTCTGGTTGATTGGCTTCGCTTGCCCCCTTATCCAGTGGATCATTGCCCGCCGCTACCCTCGCTCTATGGCCCGCTACGTTGTCTTCCCTGCCCtctttggagctgctggaatGATCCCGCCCGCAACTACCTGGTACCTTGCCCAGTGGTGCATTGTCGGTCTTATCTTCAACTGGTACATCCGACGACGCTGGCTCGGCTGGTGGA CTCAATACAACTACGTCTTGTCCGGTGCTCTGGATATTGGTACTGCTATCTGCACTGTCATCATCGGTCTTGGCCTGGGTCTTGGCAACGCCAGCTTCCCTGACTGGTGGGGAAACAccgtcatcaacaacaacctgGATGCCAATGGCGCTGCCATTCTGCGGGTTGCGCCAACGTCGGGCCCTGGTATTGGACCGACGAAGTGGTAA
- a CDS encoding NAC domain-containing protein, with the protein MSDVQERLKKLGQAGRIGTGKGTPRRPVKRAPARSNNDDKKLQANLKKLNTQPIQAIEEVNMFKSDGNVIHFAAPKVHAAVQSNTFAIYGNGEDKELTELVPGILNQLGPDSLASLRKLAESYQNMQKAEKGEDDDEIPDLVEGENFESKVE; encoded by the exons atGTCCGACGTCCAGGAGcgcctcaagaagcttggccaGGCCGGCCGAATTGGTAC TGGAAAGGGAACCCCCCGAAGACCGGTCAAGCGTGCGCCTGCTCGTTCCAACAACGATGACAAGAAGCTCCAGGCCAacctgaagaagctcaacacCCAGCCCATCCAGGCCATCGAGGAGGTCAACATGTTCAAGTCTGACGGCAACGTCATCCACTTCGCCGCTCCCAAGG TCCACGCCGCCGTCCAGTCCAACACCTTCGCCATCTACGGCAACGGTGAGGACAAGGAGCTCACTGAGCTTGTCCCCGGCATCCTGAACCAGCTCGGCCCCGACTCCCTGGCCTCTCTCCGCAAGCTCGCCGAGAGCTACCAGAACATGCAGAAGGCTGAGAagggcgaggatgacgacgagatcCCCGACCTGGTCGAGGGCGAGAACTTCGAGAGCAAGGTCGAGTAA